DNA from Equus asinus isolate D_3611 breed Donkey chromosome 17, EquAss-T2T_v2, whole genome shotgun sequence:
GGCTGGGGCAAGGACTGTCACATACATCATAGTGTTTAGCAGCCTCCTtagtctctacccactagatgtcagcaGGGCCCCTCCTTATCTTGACAAGCAAAAATGTGTCTAGGCAATGACAAATTTCCCACGGGAATCAAAACAACtcctggttaagaaccactgcttcaTAAGTAATCAACAACCTGAGTTTTCATCTTTAGGcttgaaaaaaggaagaagtttatactcagaaaaagataaataacttaCTTTTATTGACTGTTGAAGAGAGAAACCATATCAtcagaataattatttgttttcaaaatgggaTTTCTTAATATATACATCCTTCAACTCTTTGAAATCATttgaagaatcaggaaaatacTTGGCTGGAGTGAGTTTTCATACAGATTCTCTTTCCTCCGGGGATTACCAACTAGTGCCTCACAGTCAGGTACGTGTCTACCAACGGTCAGGAAGGAGAGAACAAATGAGAGTGTTCTCATCATCTattgtcattttctgtttgtcaaaggCCTTGAATGTATccttcctttattaaaaaaacaatcacaCCCTCCTTCCCCATTCTACTCCATAAATCTTAAATTTTGTGAGAACTCGGGCAAGTTTCtacattgcttttttaaaaaaaattgattggaACAAAATACTTCTGTGTCatggatgttgtgaggattaagtaaacaACACAATTTATATAAACAGATACAATATTCTGCCTGTACAATCTGGCTTACTGTTTTTTAACTTGCCATTTTATCATAGCCATTTTTCAGCTCATTAAAAGTTcctcaaaatatcattttaatagttGCATACTTTTCCATAATGTATAAGTACCATAACGTGAGTTACTTTCCTCTTGTTTGAcactttatttctaagttttattttcataaacaatgctgcaatgcaGCAGCAAGCATTTgtgttaataattttatattcacaTCTTCGAGTAGTTCTACAAATAGATTTAAAGCAGGGGATTCATTTGTCAAATAGGTCTTTATAAGGCTTCGGAGTCATAGTTACTGGAGGTTTGAACCAGGGTACCAATTCCAGGAACAATGGTTGACATTGACTTGTATAATTAACAAAATCACTATgctaattttatagaaaaaatgctAATTTAGAGTATAAAAGCTGCTGTTTTCATCtaaaacatattgaaaaaataatcagCACTGGTGGCTTAACACTTAAATAAGCATATCTTAAATAAGCATATTTCTCATCATTTcagtggaaaaaagagaagggtaCTATGTATTACAAAAATTCTTTCCTGGGATCCCATTATTTCCAGTACTGATTAAAGGGAAATAGAGATTTTAGTTTCAAAAAATAATATGGCTAATTAGATAATTAATGACTCAGTTTCACGCTCTTAATTGTATAGGACTAGATATTTCTCATCATTTcagtggaaaaaagagaagggtaCTTAATTGTATAGGACTAGTTTAAGGAATTGTATAGGCTTTTATGGATGTGAATGCTTTTGTGTGATCTGTGATTTTAACTGTGAGCTCTATGCATTTGTATGCTACAATGCCTGAACTTTTCCTAAACTTCACAAAAGCAACTtactatttctttgctgaaaaaaTTAACTATCCTACTTATTCTAATGTCTTTTTTAGGAGACAGTCAAAATGGAATTTGGGATCATACAATGGAGAATAACTGCTAATATTGTTCTCCCATCTCAATAAAGTGGGGACATGGCCAAGGAGAACTGCACCACTGTGGCAGAGTTCATTCTCCTTGGATTAGCAGAGGTCCCTGAATTGAGAGTCTTCTTCTTCCTGCTGTTTCTTCTCATCTATGGAGTCACAGTTTTGGGCAACTTGGGCATGATTGCACTGATTCAGGTCAGCTCTCGacttcacacccccatgtactttttcctcagtcACTTGTCCTTTGTGGATTTCTGTTACTCCACAATCATTCTGCCAAAGATGCTAGCTAATATCTTAAATGAAGACAAAGCCATTTCCTTCCTGGCGTGTGCTGTGCAATTCTACTTGTTTTGCACATGTGTGGTAACTGAGGTCATCCTGCTGtctgtgatggcctatgaccgttTTGTGGCCATCTGTAACCCACTGCTGTACATCGTCACCATGTCCAACAATCTTTGTGTGGAGCTGGTGTCCTGCTGCTACCTCTGGGGGACTGTGTGTTCACTGATTCACTTGTGTTTAGCTCTTGAGATCCCATCCTATAGGTCAAATGTGATTAACCACTTCTTTTGCGATCTGCCCCCTCTCTTATTTCTTGCTTGTTCTGATGTCACTATGAGTGAACTGTTGCTATACATTGTGGCCAATTTCAATGAAATCATCACCATCATGATCATTCTcacctcttatttctttattcttatcaCAATCCTGAGGATGCGCTCTGCAGAGGGAAGATGCAAAGCCTTttccacctgtgcctcccacctcacAGCCATCCTTCTCTTCCATGGAACAATCCTTTTCATTTATTGCCGACCCAGTTCTGGCAACAGTATGGATACTGACAAAGTAGCCACGGTGTTCTACACTGTAGTGATCCCTATGCTGAATCCTCTGATCTATAGCTTGAGAAACAAGGATGTGCAAGAAGCTCTCAGAAAAGTGGTGGgctccaaaatattttcctagagaatattttattaacaGGACTCAGTGTCCCAAAGTGGAGACTGGTGAAAGGGTACAGCGATGGACTTCAGTGTTGAAGTGTTGAAGTGGAGGTAACAGTCAAGCAGCAGGTAGTTATGAGTGAGTCTTTTTGATTCACTTATCTGTGTGCCTCTTCCATGTACAAGGCATATCTTGGAATTTACAGATTACTTCTTTGCTGTTAtttattcaaaatgaattaattgAGTATGGTTAATGGACTCAAGATACACATATCGTTTGCTGTAAAAGCTTCATAAGCTTaatgaagaaatcacaagagtcACATTTTATTTCAGTATTCATTAAGGAAAATATGATTCAATTCCAAGTTGAATTCCTATTATTTTACAATGAAGAACACACCCTTGTCAGATTATGCACAGAATGTGTACATATCCTGTTTGctatttcttgctttctttattattttttgttgttgtcattgcaATGTCCAGTGTTTTTGGAATTTCAGAGACTATGATGAAAAATGATGACATTAGTAATAATTATTTCACAGAAATCTTAGAAAAATTATATTACTTGTCATGTGCAATGAGCTTAGAGTAATTCCTGGCATATAActagctctctgtctctgtctctctctgcatcactctgtctctctcatatGTTTTACTATAtgtagtatatttatatatacttgcAATCATTTAATAACCATTGTTATGACTGGCAACATTTCTGACTTCGGCCTATTGTTTCActttatctttcaatttttatCTTCATGCTTATTTTACAATATTGTGGATCAAATGACTACTGTGACAGATAAGTGCACTTCTAACCCCTGTTTATGTTTTTGGTTGTGTCTTTACTGTTGATGAAatgatctttttctccttttctctatgTGTCTAAACCACATTTCTTCTTTCAATCCTTATTCACACACACTCTTCAGTATTTGTGAAGGGGGTGAGGAATGGTCGTAAATAACTGAAGTCCATTATATGAATTACTGAATCATAGAAATGTAGATCCAGCATTAAACTTTACTTCTATGTTTTGTCTTGggtcaaataaaatgatttagTCAAAGCAcataaaacagcaagaaaaagtgtaaaaagaaacatcttctctataataatatgtttatattagACAGGAAACATTATAATGATGATTTATTCAAAGGATAATTTATTTCTGTGTCAAACTAAAATTTAGGGACagactagaaaaaaagaagaattcgAAAAGTAGATGTATTTAatgttcaatgatttttaaactcTTCTCCGTGAGGTTTCTGTTCACTTTGCTCCTACTCCCATTGGGTGTTAATATTCTTCATAATAATTTAcaagacattttacatttaaaaacattaacctCAGAGGATAATATCTGCACAATTTgttaatgtcttttaattttatgtatttggcaTTCTTTTTGATATTTAGCTTACATTTTTTATGTAGTTATACTCAAttattagcaaattaaaaaagaatgtagTGAAAATGAATCCTGCTCCATTCTATATTTTATCTCATCgttgtatgatttttatcttaaattttaataagtactaaatttattgatttttatttattttgcatatgtttgctgaatgaatgaaagcttaCAAAGGAATTGTCCAACTCCCTTTCCCAAACTATATAGTAATGtcacagcaccatttattgagtatccttttcttctctcttgtatGTAATATATCTAATTTGTAATGAATGTAATATgtctattaaatattaaaaattaaatattttaataaattgtgttCTTAGCACTGATACTTCTACCAGACCCTGGAAAATATCCTACAGTCCTTACTCCATCTTCTTTAGTAAAGAATAAGgatacattattttataatgctttttaacattcaaaatacaaaatttgtcTATGAGACTGCTGGTATTATGCAAGACTAAAATATACTATCTCTCATCGATTAGCCACTGCCATATTAATACATTGACAGAACTACATTGTGCCCTTAGCTGTATACAAGAATCCTTGGTGACGGGAGGATGTccataaaaagcaacaaaaattaaacatcacattTAATGGGAACAAGATACAGAGTTCCTTGCAAATGTTTTGCTGTAACAGTTGATTTATTTAGTAGTCACACTCCAAGAAGTAAATTAACTCAATTATATGACTATTTACTCATACCAGATGAAAAATGGCTTTTGAAAAGAATActcaataaacagaaaaatgtattgttcagaaattttaaaaaattgaatttaacaTTTCAACAAATAACCATTTTAAGatctgagaaaataatttaaaggctAAAATGAaccatattttgaaatttaattctcCTCTACCAACTTGTTTAATTCTTTGCTGGTATATGGATTCTAAGCAGAACCATTTTTGAAAATAGAGGAATTAGAGCCTGTTCAGGATATTGTTGCTCTACAGCAGAACATGCTTTACACATTTAAAGCTAATAACGTCTATGTCAggatttatttgtctgtttgttttgattttcttaggTCACCAAGGGATGAGATTTAGCTGAGGCAtatgcaaaacaaacaagcaaacagacaaataacaacaaaaacactacAAGTTATTCTACTGCTGGTTTTACTTATGTCACTATCTGTCATTTTAGGCAAATCCACT
Protein-coding regions in this window:
- the LOC139039717 gene encoding olfactory receptor 5L1-like, translated to MAKENCTTVAEFILLGLAEVPELRVFFFLLFLLIYGVTVLGNLGMIALIQVSSRLHTPMYFFLSHLSFVDFCYSTIILPKMLANILNEDKAISFLACAVQFYLFCTCVVTEVILLSVMAYDRFVAICNPLLYIVTMSNNLCVELVSCCYLWGTVCSLIHLCLALEIPSYRSNVINHFFCDLPPLLFLACSDVTMSELLLYIVANFNEIITIMIILTSYFFILITILRMRSAEGRCKAFSTCASHLTAILLFHGTILFIYCRPSSGNSMDTDKVATVFYTVVIPMLNPLIYSLRNKDVQEALRKVVGSKIFS